A genomic window from Bacillus marinisedimentorum includes:
- a CDS encoding aminopeptidase yields MNKTFEESMEKLAELAVMTGVNLQEGQTLYIDAPVTAAAFVRKAAAAAYEAGAKNVLTDYKDEELMKLKFMKAPEEGLKEFPDWKAKAFEEMDKANTAYLQVYAVNPTAFSDTDPKRVSMAYKASASAMKKHHENISAGRVSWCIVSVPTDEWAEQVFEGEKTEDAVQKLWEAIFDVTRVTSDDPVQNWDRHISELGNRADYLNKKQFKKLYYKGPGTDLEISLPDGHIWKSAQFTNEQGISFIPNMPTEEVFTIPLKEGVNGTVASTKPLNYNGVLIKDFSLTFENGRVAHFEASEGKGSLKEMLDTDEGARYLGEVALVPHNSPISNSGILFYNTLFDENASCHLALGSTIPICLEGGTGMSSDELLAAGLNDSLTHVDFMIGSARLDIDGETDDGTREPVFRSGDWVFSI; encoded by the coding sequence ATGAATAAAACCTTTGAAGAAAGCATGGAAAAACTTGCTGAACTTGCGGTCATGACAGGTGTCAATCTCCAGGAAGGGCAGACCCTTTATATTGATGCACCTGTCACCGCTGCTGCATTTGTGCGCAAAGCGGCGGCTGCGGCGTATGAGGCAGGGGCAAAAAATGTGCTGACAGATTACAAAGATGAAGAATTAATGAAGCTGAAGTTTATGAAAGCACCGGAAGAAGGGTTGAAGGAGTTCCCGGATTGGAAAGCAAAAGCCTTTGAAGAGATGGATAAGGCCAATACAGCTTATTTACAAGTATATGCCGTCAATCCGACAGCTTTCAGTGATACGGATCCGAAAAGAGTATCAATGGCTTATAAAGCATCGGCTTCAGCAATGAAGAAACATCATGAAAATATTTCTGCCGGCAGAGTCAGCTGGTGCATTGTTTCCGTTCCGACGGATGAGTGGGCTGAACAGGTGTTTGAAGGTGAAAAAACCGAAGATGCCGTCCAAAAGCTATGGGAAGCTATTTTTGATGTGACACGTGTTACTTCGGATGATCCGGTACAAAACTGGGACCGGCATATCAGTGAGCTTGGAAACCGGGCAGACTATTTGAACAAGAAACAATTTAAAAAATTATATTATAAAGGCCCTGGCACGGATCTTGAAATAAGTCTTCCGGATGGGCATATTTGGAAATCTGCACAATTCACGAATGAACAGGGCATTTCCTTCATTCCGAATATGCCAACAGAGGAAGTGTTCACCATTCCGTTGAAAGAAGGCGTGAACGGGACAGTTGCGAGCACAAAGCCGCTCAATTATAACGGTGTATTGATCAAAGATTTTTCGCTTACATTTGAAAACGGAAGAGTTGCCCATTTTGAAGCGAGTGAAGGAAAGGGATCCTTGAAAGAGATGCTCGACACTGATGAGGGTGCAAGATATCTCGGTGAGGTGGCGCTTGTTCCTCATAACTCGCCTATATCCAATTCCGGCATTCTTTTTTATAACACACTATTTGATGAAAATGCATCCTGCCATCTTGCGCTCGGAAGTACGATTCCAATCTGCCTGGAAGGCGGCACGGGGATGTCTTCCGATGAATTGTTAGCTGCTGGATTGAACGACAGCCTGACCCATGTCGATTTCATGATCGGTTCTGCACGTCTTGATATTGATGGAGAAACCGATGACGGGACCAGGGAACCTGTGTTTCGAAGTGGGGATTGGGTGTTCTCCATATAA
- the nhaC gene encoding Na+/H+ antiporter NhaC, which translates to MHEKMTTKKAVLLLALLMSLIFSGIFLLKLEPHIPLAAAVAVLAAAGLFLGIPREKMRQGMINGIMAGLMPIIILGLIGMIIGAWMISGTVPVLLSAGFEILHPSWFLISALFISILVSTFTGSAFTTVGTVGVALLGIAAVLGIEPALAAGAVISGAAFGDKMSPLSDTTNFASGIAGVDLNEHIRHMLWTTLPALIITAGFFAVIGDHSGAGAGLQNIKAASAALGEHFNLSYWALLSPFLVMVMAMRRVPSITVLLTGVGTALLTAFFLQQSSLTEAFAVLQHGYEADTGNQIIDGIVNRGGLQSMMWPISLIMIALAFGGMLQEMGVIEKAMAGAASKMKRDGDLITATAASSVGVNLVTGEQYLSILLPGQTFQPLFAERGVAEKNLSRTLEDAGTLINPLIPWGVSGAFFASTLGVPVAAYAPFAVFLYLSPVFSIILGYSGFGLPKTSTRTKAVLENG; encoded by the coding sequence ATGCATGAGAAAATGACAACAAAGAAAGCGGTACTTCTATTGGCGTTATTGATGTCCCTCATTTTCAGCGGCATTTTCCTTCTGAAACTCGAACCGCATATTCCGCTTGCAGCCGCGGTTGCAGTGCTGGCTGCTGCCGGATTGTTCCTCGGTATTCCCCGGGAAAAGATGCGCCAGGGAATGATAAACGGTATTATGGCGGGACTCATGCCGATTATAATTTTAGGGTTGATTGGCATGATTATTGGAGCATGGATGATAAGCGGAACAGTTCCTGTCCTTCTTTCAGCAGGGTTTGAGATCCTTCATCCATCCTGGTTTCTGATAAGTGCCCTTTTTATATCGATTCTTGTTTCAACATTTACAGGCAGTGCCTTTACGACAGTCGGCACGGTGGGGGTTGCTCTTCTCGGAATTGCTGCGGTTTTGGGAATTGAACCCGCACTGGCAGCAGGTGCTGTGATCAGCGGGGCAGCTTTCGGAGATAAAATGTCGCCGTTATCGGACACGACTAATTTTGCTTCCGGCATAGCAGGTGTCGACTTGAATGAGCATATTCGCCACATGCTCTGGACGACATTGCCCGCACTTATCATTACAGCAGGATTCTTTGCTGTAATTGGCGACCATTCGGGTGCCGGAGCCGGACTGCAAAATATAAAGGCGGCCTCTGCCGCACTTGGCGAACATTTCAACTTGAGCTACTGGGCACTATTGTCTCCATTTCTCGTCATGGTGATGGCGATGAGGCGTGTGCCGTCAATTACAGTGCTGCTTACAGGCGTCGGGACTGCTCTTCTGACAGCGTTTTTCCTTCAACAGTCGTCTTTAACTGAGGCTTTCGCTGTTTTGCAGCATGGCTACGAGGCTGATACAGGCAATCAGATCATTGATGGCATTGTAAATCGAGGCGGGCTGCAATCGATGATGTGGCCGATTTCCCTCATCATGATTGCACTGGCATTCGGCGGCATGCTGCAAGAAATGGGTGTCATTGAAAAAGCGATGGCAGGTGCAGCATCGAAAATGAAGCGAGACGGTGATCTAATAACAGCAACGGCTGCATCGTCTGTCGGCGTAAACCTGGTGACAGGTGAGCAGTACCTTTCCATTTTGCTGCCTGGCCAGACATTTCAGCCTTTATTCGCTGAAAGAGGGGTTGCGGAAAAGAATCTGTCACGGACATTGGAAGATGCGGGCACGTTGATTAATCCGCTTATCCCATGGGGCGTGAGCGGTGCGTTTTTCGCAAGCACGCTCGGCGTTCCGGTTGCGGCATATGCGCCTTTTGCCGTTTTTCTGTATCTTTCACCTGTCTTTTCAATTATTCTGGGATATAGTGGCTTCGGCTTGCCGAAAACATCAACAAGAACGAAAGCGGTTCTTGAAAACGGGTAA
- a CDS encoding GNAT family N-acetyltransferase, giving the protein MEIRRLAPNDAEQYWVLRLEALQNNPEAFVATYDEAAARQNAVDQTAERLGAVENDTYGAFIEQELAGVVTLHGERPGKMEHKGHIFAMYVSPAARRKGAGKALISKAINRAKERGLEQLHLAVIRENKAAKRLYESAGFKTYGVEKHAMKSGNKYWDEELMCLFLEKDLD; this is encoded by the coding sequence ATGGAGATCAGAAGGCTGGCACCAAATGATGCAGAACAATATTGGGTTTTGCGGCTTGAAGCACTGCAAAACAATCCCGAAGCATTTGTGGCGACATATGACGAAGCCGCTGCCAGGCAGAATGCTGTAGACCAGACAGCCGAAAGGCTTGGAGCCGTGGAAAACGATACATACGGCGCATTTATCGAACAGGAACTGGCCGGTGTCGTGACATTGCACGGCGAAAGACCCGGAAAAATGGAGCATAAAGGACATATCTTCGCCATGTATGTTTCCCCTGCAGCCAGACGAAAGGGGGCGGGCAAAGCGCTTATCTCAAAAGCAATTAACCGGGCCAAAGAACGCGGACTTGAACAGCTCCACCTTGCCGTCATCCGGGAAAATAAAGCGGCAAAAAGGCTTTATGAATCCGCCGGGTTTAAAACATACGGAGTTGAAAAGCATGCGATGAAGTCCGGGAATAAATACTGGGATGAAGAGCTGATGTGTCTGTTTTTGGAAAAGGATTTGGATTAG
- the panF gene encoding sodium/pantothenate symporter — protein sequence MNTAVVLPLVVFLVIIFAVGFYASSFISRTNTFLHEYFLGSRELGGFILAMTMIATYGSASSFIGGPGVAYNVGLGWVLLAMSQVVTGYFVLAILGKKFAIVSRKVDAVTLVDFLKARYDSKWVVILSAASIIIFLFSAMAAQWVGGARLIESITGLSYTTALFIFAISVIVYVIIGGFRAVALTDSIQGVVMFFGTSVILIGTIIAGGGIGNIMQDLTAENPGLVTPFGADGSLTPLYVSSFWILVGVGVVGLPQVAVRAMSYKNARAMHRAMIIGTVVVGFIMLGMHLTGVFARAVMPGIEIGDTVMPLIAMEVLPSWLAGIVLAAPMAAIMSTVDSLLLLVSSAVIKDVYLNYVKPETGEEKVKKLSLTVTAVIGVLVFFMAVNPPELLIWLNLFSFGGLEAAFIWPVVLGMYWERGNKYGALASMLIGISTYILFHSYWPNPLGMHTVVLPVLLSFAGYIAASLMTKQDFQPDF from the coding sequence ATGAATACGGCAGTCGTGTTGCCGCTGGTTGTTTTTCTTGTCATCATATTTGCAGTCGGATTTTATGCTTCTTCCTTTATAAGCCGGACGAATACGTTTTTGCATGAATATTTTCTCGGCAGCAGGGAGCTGGGCGGTTTTATTCTTGCAATGACGATGATCGCTACATATGGGAGTGCAAGCAGCTTCATCGGCGGTCCGGGAGTTGCATACAACGTCGGTCTCGGCTGGGTGCTGCTGGCGATGTCCCAGGTCGTGACCGGCTATTTTGTGCTGGCGATTCTCGGCAAAAAATTCGCGATCGTTTCCAGGAAAGTGGACGCCGTTACACTTGTTGACTTTTTAAAGGCTCGTTACGATTCAAAATGGGTTGTGATTTTATCTGCAGCGAGCATTATCATTTTCCTGTTTTCCGCAATGGCCGCACAATGGGTTGGCGGTGCCAGGCTGATTGAGTCGATTACAGGGCTTTCGTACACAACGGCTTTATTCATTTTTGCTATTTCTGTCATCGTTTATGTGATTATCGGCGGTTTCAGGGCAGTTGCACTGACGGACAGCATCCAGGGTGTTGTCATGTTCTTCGGCACATCCGTGATCCTGATCGGGACCATCATTGCAGGCGGCGGCATCGGTAATATCATGCAGGATCTCACTGCAGAAAATCCGGGGCTTGTGACACCGTTCGGAGCAGACGGGTCATTGACGCCGCTTTATGTGTCATCTTTCTGGATATTGGTCGGTGTCGGTGTCGTCGGATTGCCTCAGGTAGCTGTCAGGGCGATGTCCTATAAGAATGCACGCGCCATGCACAGAGCCATGATTATCGGCACTGTTGTCGTCGGGTTCATTATGCTCGGCATGCATTTGACCGGTGTATTTGCCCGGGCGGTCATGCCGGGGATTGAAATAGGAGATACGGTCATGCCGCTCATTGCCATGGAAGTTCTTCCTTCCTGGCTTGCAGGCATCGTACTGGCTGCGCCGATGGCGGCCATCATGTCAACAGTCGATTCCCTCCTCCTCCTTGTCAGTTCTGCTGTAATTAAGGATGTGTATTTAAATTATGTGAAACCTGAGACCGGGGAAGAAAAGGTGAAAAAGCTCAGTTTGACAGTTACAGCGGTAATAGGCGTTCTCGTCTTTTTTATGGCGGTCAATCCTCCGGAACTGCTGATCTGGCTTAACCTGTTTTCGTTCGGCGGGCTGGAGGCAGCATTCATTTGGCCGGTGGTGCTCGGGATGTACTGGGAGAGGGGCAATAAGTATGGTGCGCTTGCTTCGATGCTGATTGGCATAAGCACTTATATTCTGTTTCACAGCTACTGGCCGAATCCGCTCGGCATGCATACTGTTGTTCTGCCGGTATTGCTGTCGTTTGCAGGATATATCGCTGCCAGTCTTATGACAAAGCAGGATTTCCAGCCGGATTTTTAA
- a CDS encoding YqcI/YcgG family protein, which translates to MSQLFCKSDILQNPLSVTDWQLDAFKKFSAKMEDSSHKFPCIPAVLAYRLNHLRYEFAEDPGTEEAAEQAAGAIQDFGPRSKEFGSYASLVIFFRTPDEADVTVQGYRDVFWSLLERISTYDEKHWPDEIPADPHESAWEFCFHGERYFVYCGTPAHQNRNSRSFPYFMLALTPRWVLQEFMENGEKAAKVKRSIRKRLEAYDHVPAHPDLKFYGSDENFEWKQYFLSDDEAAPSRCPFSAVRKKLRKLME; encoded by the coding sequence TTGAGCCAGTTGTTCTGTAAAAGCGACATATTACAAAATCCCCTGTCAGTGACGGATTGGCAGCTTGACGCTTTTAAGAAATTTTCCGCAAAGATGGAGGATTCATCCCATAAGTTCCCCTGCATACCTGCTGTTCTCGCATACAGGCTCAACCATCTCCGTTATGAGTTTGCAGAAGATCCGGGTACTGAAGAGGCTGCAGAGCAAGCAGCGGGTGCGATTCAGGATTTCGGCCCCCGTTCTAAAGAATTTGGAAGTTACGCATCACTGGTTATTTTTTTTCGGACACCGGATGAGGCTGATGTAACGGTACAGGGATACAGGGATGTTTTTTGGTCGCTGCTCGAACGCATCAGCACATATGACGAAAAACATTGGCCGGATGAGATTCCTGCAGATCCGCACGAGTCTGCCTGGGAGTTTTGTTTTCACGGGGAGCGTTATTTTGTCTATTGCGGAACGCCGGCCCATCAAAACAGAAACAGCCGCAGTTTCCCGTATTTCATGCTTGCGCTCACCCCGCGCTGGGTGCTGCAGGAGTTCATGGAAAACGGTGAAAAAGCGGCAAAGGTCAAAAGGTCGATTCGGAAAAGACTGGAAGCATACGATCATGTGCCGGCGCATCCTGATTTGAAGTTTTACGGTTCCGATGAAAATTTCGAATGGAAGCAGTATTTTTTGAGTGATGATGAGGCAGCGCCTTCCCGCTGCCCGTTCAGCGCAGTAAGGAAGAAGCTGAGGAAGCTTATGGAATAG
- the murB gene encoding UDP-N-acetylmuramate dehydrogenase has protein sequence MENKQKIYDKLLEIVKEENVKTDEMLKDHLYTKLGGKADFFITPTSVEEIRNVVKFSNEESVPFTLLGNGSNLIIKDGGIRGIVINLKHMDDISSNGNVLTAQSGARIIDASRYALGRRLSGLEFACGIPGTVGGALYMNAGAYGGEIKDVLDYAYVVDREGNHVKRMAADLDLDYRTSNIPDTGDIVVEAVFKLKPGEYEEIKAVMDDLTFKRESKQPLEYPSCGSVFKRPPGYFAGKLIQDSDLQGTNFGGAEVSTKHAGFIVNKDNATTADYIALIEHVQKTVKENFGVDLEREVRILGEDPE, from the coding sequence ATGGAAAACAAACAGAAAATCTATGACAAACTGCTTGAGATCGTGAAAGAGGAAAATGTGAAAACCGATGAAATGCTGAAGGATCATTTGTATACGAAACTTGGCGGGAAAGCGGATTTCTTCATCACCCCCACTTCCGTTGAAGAGATCCGGAATGTCGTGAAATTTTCCAATGAAGAAAGTGTACCTTTCACCCTGTTGGGGAACGGCTCCAACCTTATTATCAAAGACGGCGGAATCCGCGGAATTGTCATAAATCTGAAGCATATGGATGATATTTCTTCAAACGGAAATGTCCTCACCGCCCAGAGCGGCGCCAGAATCATTGATGCCTCACGCTATGCCCTCGGACGGCGCCTGTCCGGGCTGGAGTTTGCATGCGGGATACCCGGAACTGTCGGCGGGGCGCTGTATATGAATGCAGGTGCCTACGGCGGGGAAATCAAAGATGTGCTTGACTATGCATATGTCGTAGATCGGGAAGGAAATCACGTAAAACGCATGGCTGCTGACCTTGATCTCGATTACCGTACTAGCAACATTCCGGATACAGGCGATATCGTTGTGGAAGCCGTCTTTAAATTAAAACCTGGTGAATATGAAGAGATTAAAGCGGTAATGGATGACCTCACCTTTAAACGCGAGTCCAAACAGCCGCTCGAATACCCTTCCTGCGGCAGTGTGTTCAAGCGCCCGCCAGGCTATTTCGCAGGAAAGCTGATTCAGGACAGTGACTTGCAGGGTACAAACTTCGGCGGTGCGGAAGTATCAACGAAGCATGCCGGATTCATCGTCAACAAAGACAACGCGACGACTGCCGACTATATTGCGCTCATTGAGCATGTACAGAAAACAGTGAAGGAAAATTTCGGGGTAGACCTTGAACGGGAAGTAAGAATATTAGGAGAAGATCCCGAATAA
- a CDS encoding metal-dependent hydrolase, whose protein sequence is MNAPGHQMFGFTWGILTLTLFNASGVLPADFAETLLFFALVLTGALIPDIDKYNSRIGRKFRWLSVPVQLVFGHRKFTHSLLFALLAYLLVSWAAEQYRFTQLYAVGLTAGIMSHIAGDFLTKDGVPLFYPFVQGRLRFIITFRTGSSAERVLVVLLAALNVYLLIKYAGNGAAGL, encoded by the coding sequence ATGAACGCGCCAGGACATCAAATGTTTGGTTTTACATGGGGAATTTTAACGTTGACGCTGTTTAACGCAAGCGGTGTGCTGCCGGCGGATTTTGCCGAGACACTGCTTTTTTTTGCACTGGTTTTGACGGGTGCGCTAATCCCGGATATCGATAAATATAACAGCCGGATCGGTCGGAAATTCCGGTGGTTATCCGTGCCGGTGCAGCTCGTTTTCGGGCATCGCAAGTTTACACATTCGCTGTTGTTTGCATTGCTTGCTTATTTGCTGGTCAGTTGGGCGGCAGAACAATACCGATTCACCCAGCTCTATGCAGTTGGCTTGACCGCAGGAATCATGTCACATATTGCCGGCGACTTTCTGACGAAAGACGGCGTGCCCCTGTTTTATCCGTTCGTGCAGGGCCGGCTCCGGTTCATTATTACATTTCGGACAGGGTCTTCTGCAGAACGGGTGCTTGTTGTCCTGCTTGCGGCTTTAAATGTTTATCTGCTAATCAAGTATGCAGGAAATGGCGCGGCGGGATTGTAA
- a CDS encoding CamS family sex pheromone protein — protein sequence MKNRLVMICISSFLLLSACSPLPDKEKDNVNQRIETEEVVGSTAYYTISDYKPGAARGYLPKSIQTETDIDEMETGLMELAQDYFDPDDYLYREGQVLSEDELSKWLKRKSKTYEEGLNPALNFGENDSWEENMEKAKKNPSVIGYIHEQNYVTKNGKLAGAAISIVVNSVDYLTIIDEQGLLHKDQVKISDKEAKKEGMKAASKVAERLRQTEEMNNIPIVFAIYQQGAQNDVAPGHYLAKTLLKKGQANIKEWEQTERETFLFPSKAGNEHDPELSRQLANFKTIMESRFPLFDIPVVTRALFEGDQLQQLTIEMPVEITSYAEKVAFTEYLYNQVVTGALPGYVPIYIYVKSFDEPISIISWDPEEKKAYSHMY from the coding sequence TTGAAGAATCGTTTAGTTATGATTTGTATTTCTTCTTTCCTGCTGTTGTCGGCATGCTCGCCGCTTCCCGATAAGGAAAAAGATAATGTGAATCAGCGTATTGAAACAGAGGAAGTTGTCGGTTCAACCGCTTATTATACAATTTCTGATTACAAACCGGGGGCTGCCCGCGGTTATCTTCCCAAGTCAATTCAGACGGAAACTGATATTGATGAAATGGAGACGGGGCTGATGGAACTGGCCCAGGACTATTTTGATCCTGATGATTATTTATACCGGGAAGGACAAGTGTTGTCAGAGGACGAACTCAGCAAATGGCTGAAGCGAAAAAGCAAAACGTATGAAGAAGGCCTGAACCCTGCGCTGAACTTCGGTGAAAATGACTCCTGGGAAGAAAACATGGAAAAGGCAAAAAAGAATCCTTCCGTAATTGGATATATCCACGAACAAAATTATGTAACGAAAAATGGGAAGCTTGCAGGCGCTGCCATTTCAATTGTTGTCAATAGTGTGGACTATTTGACGATTATTGATGAGCAAGGCCTTCTTCATAAAGACCAGGTTAAAATCAGCGATAAAGAGGCGAAAAAGGAAGGAATGAAGGCTGCGTCAAAAGTGGCGGAGCGCCTCCGGCAAACGGAAGAAATGAATAATATTCCGATTGTGTTCGCCATATACCAGCAAGGGGCCCAAAATGATGTCGCACCTGGCCATTATCTGGCTAAAACCCTTTTGAAAAAAGGACAGGCAAATATCAAGGAGTGGGAACAGACGGAGCGGGAAACGTTCTTGTTTCCTTCAAAGGCGGGAAACGAGCATGATCCTGAACTGTCCCGCCAACTTGCGAACTTCAAAACAATCATGGAGTCACGCTTTCCGCTTTTTGATATACCGGTCGTGACCAGGGCTTTGTTTGAAGGCGACCAGCTTCAACAGCTGACGATTGAAATGCCGGTGGAAATTACAAGTTATGCGGAAAAAGTCGCGTTTACGGAATATCTGTACAACCAGGTTGTAACAGGCGCACTTCCTGGCTATGTACCGATTTACATTTATGTAAAGTCGTTTGACGAACCAATCAGCATCATCAGCTGGGATCCTGAAGAGAAAAAAGCCTACTCACATATGTATTAA
- a CDS encoding GNAT family N-acetyltransferase, whose translation MWSVTPYDDVPQFKQDVTLFLEQAEVENNLALGVLESLNETEQPVFMAVVEKNGSIAFTIFQNKSGQAILSYPLHDFYPAEIRGIAAEIIRLHPKIPGLIGERTLTSSLGTEIEKLTGKTMNVKMNQRLYKLTALKPISSTTGGGRVVDESDFPVIVQWVAAFAKEVMDPMTEQEANEKARELIGQKRLYGWEDESGLAAMAASARPTKTNCTVNFVYTPPGKRRKGYARSCTAALTERLLKAGYESVSLYTDLKNSTSNKIYMEIGYEPVHDSVLVQFGPS comes from the coding sequence ATGTGGTCTGTTACGCCTTACGATGATGTTCCGCAGTTTAAACAGGATGTAACGCTGTTTTTGGAGCAAGCCGAAGTGGAAAATAATCTTGCGCTCGGTGTGTTGGAATCGCTGAACGAAACAGAACAGCCTGTTTTTATGGCAGTCGTTGAAAAAAACGGATCGATTGCTTTTACCATTTTCCAGAATAAGTCGGGCCAGGCCATTTTGTCGTATCCGCTTCATGATTTTTATCCGGCGGAAATTCGCGGGATTGCGGCTGAGATCATCAGGCTTCATCCGAAAATCCCGGGCCTGATCGGCGAGAGGACACTCACCTCGTCACTTGGAACGGAAATTGAAAAGCTTACAGGAAAAACAATGAATGTGAAAATGAATCAGCGCCTTTATAAGCTGACAGCCTTAAAACCAATCAGCAGTACAACAGGGGGCGGGAGAGTAGTGGATGAGTCCGATTTCCCGGTCATTGTGCAATGGGTGGCAGCTTTTGCGAAAGAGGTTATGGATCCGATGACGGAACAGGAGGCAAATGAAAAGGCGCGTGAGTTAATTGGCCAGAAGCGTTTATATGGCTGGGAGGATGAGAGCGGACTGGCGGCCATGGCGGCTTCGGCAAGGCCGACAAAAACGAACTGTACCGTCAATTTTGTTTATACTCCGCCTGGAAAAAGGCGGAAAGGCTATGCCAGGTCATGTACAGCTGCCCTTACAGAGCGGCTGCTCAAGGCCGGCTATGAATCAGTTTCCCTCTATACGGACCTGAAGAATTCAACCTCAAACAAGATTTATATGGAAATCGGCTATGAGCCGGTACATGACTCTGTTCTGGTGCAGTTTGGACCAAGTTAA
- a CDS encoding glycoside hydrolase family 18 protein: MKNTYIFIVLIIFIIAGMVYEKNSIQPESLKTEKAAVLSGKNPGKKDMPDITESPENVLIGYVQDFRDPGSVDYSKLTHVIFSFAHPGKDGKLSLTGETAMKNLRQMVDLAHRNNVKAILAVGGWFHMNGGESYDYFKAAVANPVSREKLVNELIRLVEGENLDGIDVDFEHPRSHDDAQNLASFTGELSRKLHAMGKELSVAVHAKIHSVSGTETRNIVCEPSMFRHADHVNIMAYDGQWDGGYDAANLSPYPFTEKIVNYWANLFEGLGISKEKLVLGVPSYAQPEDPAIKQVSYGAIIDNDPENARRDIISINGTTYHYNGETTIQKKTELAIGRGFGGMMLWELGLDAKGPYSITGAIDQVMGGPVNYYSARNSQ; this comes from the coding sequence ATGAAGAACACTTATATTTTTATAGTATTAATTATTTTTATTATTGCGGGGATGGTTTATGAAAAAAACAGTATTCAACCTGAATCCCTTAAAACTGAAAAAGCAGCCGTGCTGTCGGGAAAGAATCCAGGGAAAAAGGATATGCCGGACATAACGGAGTCACCGGAAAACGTGCTGATTGGCTACGTCCAGGATTTCCGGGACCCGGGATCTGTCGATTATTCCAAACTGACTCATGTCATTTTTTCTTTCGCTCATCCCGGAAAGGATGGGAAGCTGTCACTTACAGGAGAGACCGCTATGAAAAATCTTCGGCAAATGGTTGACCTTGCGCACAGAAACAATGTGAAAGCGATTCTGGCAGTTGGCGGATGGTTCCATATGAATGGCGGGGAGTCCTATGACTATTTCAAGGCTGCGGTTGCAAACCCGGTTTCCAGAGAGAAGCTGGTCAATGAACTTATCCGTCTTGTTGAGGGAGAGAACCTCGATGGCATCGATGTCGACTTTGAACATCCCCGTTCACATGATGATGCTCAGAACCTCGCTTCATTTACAGGCGAGCTCAGCAGGAAGCTTCATGCCATGGGGAAAGAGCTATCGGTTGCCGTTCATGCCAAGATCCATAGTGTTTCCGGCACTGAAACACGCAATATTGTTTGCGAGCCTTCCATGTTCAGGCATGCGGACCATGTAAATATCATGGCATATGACGGCCAGTGGGACGGCGGCTATGACGCAGCTAATCTCTCACCATACCCATTTACCGAGAAGATTGTAAACTATTGGGCAAATCTGTTTGAAGGACTTGGAATATCAAAGGAAAAGCTTGTTCTGGGTGTCCCGTCTTATGCACAACCTGAAGATCCGGCAATAAAACAGGTATCATATGGAGCTATCATTGACAATGATCCGGAAAACGCCCGGCGGGACATCATCAGCATCAATGGCACCACCTATCATTATAATGGGGAAACGACAATCCAAAAGAAAACAGAGCTGGCGATTGGAAGGGGATTCGGCGGCATGATGCTTTGGGAACTCGGTTTGGATGCGAAAGGGCCATACAGTATCACCGGTGCAATTGATCAGGTGATGGGGGGGCCTGTAAACTATTACTCGGCAAGAAACTCACAGTGA
- a CDS encoding YhdT family protein produces the protein MKRKAGRDPRYMVANREALIGIALALFNFLWWYGFAYGLGSKPVEEYQYIMGMPAWFFYSCVVGFAVMVVLVTILVRNVFKEVPFDGNGEDSL, from the coding sequence ATGAAAAGGAAGGCCGGACGAGATCCGCGCTATATGGTCGCCAACCGGGAAGCCTTGATAGGCATTGCCCTTGCCTTATTCAATTTTTTATGGTGGTATGGGTTTGCTTACGGCCTGGGTTCGAAGCCGGTTGAGGAGTACCAATATATTATGGGGATGCCCGCATGGTTTTTTTACAGCTGTGTGGTCGGTTTTGCCGTGATGGTTGTGCTCGTCACGATATTGGTGCGGAACGTGTTTAAGGAAGTTCCATTCGATGGGAACGGGGAAGACAGCTTATGA
- a CDS encoding HIT family protein, which produces MTDPCPFCHPETDHRQHIVYENELVLFLQKPQPILKGSGLIVPKKHRETVFDLTKEEWRATFDLLNKVKKRLDEQFRPDGYNIGWNAGTTAGQHILHAHLHVIPRFNDEPFAGRGIRSWLKSEENRRK; this is translated from the coding sequence ATGACAGACCCATGCCCGTTTTGCCATCCGGAAACCGATCACCGTCAGCATATCGTTTATGAAAATGAGTTGGTCCTGTTTTTACAGAAGCCGCAGCCCATCCTAAAAGGTTCAGGATTAATCGTGCCGAAAAAGCACCGTGAAACTGTGTTTGATTTAACAAAAGAAGAGTGGCGGGCAACATTTGACCTTTTAAACAAAGTGAAAAAACGCCTTGATGAACAATTCAGGCCAGACGGCTATAACATTGGCTGGAATGCGGGTACAACTGCAGGTCAGCACATTTTGCATGCGCACCTTCATGTCATCCCCCGTTTCAACGATGAGCCATTTGCAGGCAGGGGAATCAGAAGCTGGCTGAAATCCGAGGAAAACAGGAGAAAATAA